A region of Rhodanobacteraceae bacterium DNA encodes the following proteins:
- a CDS encoding 16S rRNA (cytidine(1402)-2'-O)-methyltransferase: protein MNARKPGTLWVVATPIGNLGDLSPRAQQVLREAGLIACEDTRHSRPLLQHFGIATPATALHEHNEQAAAASLVAKLQEGTDVALISDAGTPLVSDPGYRLVRAARAAGIPVSSVPGACAAIAALSVAGLPSDRFVFEGFLPAKPAARRARLRELADEPRTLVLYESSHRIDESCADLVDAFGAEREAALLREITKLHETHLGTTIGEIAARVRSDAEQRLGEFVLVIAGRGEEADARLAEGRRVYALLRAELPPAQAAKLAAAISGASRKALYERGKG, encoded by the coding sequence ATGAATGCACGCAAGCCCGGAACCCTGTGGGTGGTCGCCACGCCGATCGGCAACCTCGGCGATCTGTCGCCGCGCGCACAACAGGTGTTGCGTGAGGCCGGGCTGATCGCTTGCGAAGACACGCGCCACAGCCGGCCGCTGCTGCAGCATTTCGGCATCGCGACGCCGGCGACCGCACTGCATGAACACAACGAACAGGCCGCAGCGGCTTCGCTGGTCGCGAAGTTGCAGGAGGGCACGGACGTCGCGCTGATTTCCGACGCGGGCACGCCGCTGGTCAGCGACCCGGGTTACCGCCTGGTGCGTGCCGCGCGCGCGGCCGGCATTCCCGTGTCGTCGGTGCCGGGCGCGTGCGCTGCGATCGCCGCGTTGTCGGTCGCGGGATTGCCGAGCGATCGTTTCGTGTTCGAGGGATTCCTTCCCGCGAAACCCGCGGCGCGGCGCGCGCGGTTGCGCGAACTTGCCGACGAACCGCGCACGTTGGTGCTGTATGAGTCCTCGCATCGCATCGACGAAAGCTGCGCCGATCTCGTCGACGCGTTCGGCGCCGAACGCGAGGCGGCGTTGCTGCGCGAGATCACCAAGCTGCACGAGACGCACCTCGGCACGACGATTGGCGAAATCGCCGCGCGCGTCCGATCCGATGCCGAACAGCGCCTCGGCGAATTCGTGCTGGTCATCGCGGGCCGCGGCGAGGAAGCCGATGCCAGGCTCGCCGAAGGCCGGCGCGTGTATGCGCTTCTGCGCGCCGAACTGCCGCCGGCGCAGGCGGCGAAGCTGGCCGCGGCGATCAGTGGCGCGTCGCGCAAGGCGCTCTACGAGCGCGGTAAAGGGTGA
- a CDS encoding UPF0102 protein YraN, whose translation MSAGDTGARFEQRALDFLERAGLELVERNWRTRFGEIDLVMRDANVLVFVEVRYRRDPRFGGGAASVGPAKREKLTRAAQGFLQAHPRLASLPCRFDVVAFDGDADAPASDWQRAAFEAC comes from the coding sequence ATGAGCGCGGGCGACACCGGCGCACGCTTCGAGCAGCGCGCGCTGGATTTCCTGGAACGCGCGGGCCTGGAGCTGGTCGAACGCAACTGGCGAACCCGCTTCGGCGAAATCGACCTGGTGATGCGCGACGCGAACGTGCTGGTCTTCGTGGAAGTCCGTTACCGGCGCGACCCGCGTTTCGGCGGCGGCGCGGCTTCGGTCGGGCCGGCCAAGCGCGAGAAGCTGACGCGCGCCGCGCAGGGATTCCTGCAGGCGCACCCGCGCCTCGCTTCGCTGCCGTGCAGGTTCGATGTGGTAGCGTTCGACGGCGATGCCGATGCGCCCGCAAGCGACTGGCAACGCGCCGCGTTCGAGGCCTGCTGA
- a CDS encoding dTDP-rhamnosyl transferase RfbF, with translation MSDACGPREAGVCAVLVTHRPDLAVLADQLDALAAQVGHVVLVDNASPDPHFRDFCAAHPEVASLALPENRGLASALNEGIRHARGVSGTTHVLLMDQDSVPEPGMVAALWAALERAANERVAAVGPCFRDAREGADAPFVRIRFPFNRKLRCDGRCTEICCDFLISSGCLIPLAVLDDVGGMDDRLFIDNVDLDWCFRASAAGYALHGVCAARLRHRLGDARRHVPGFPRGIVVHPPRRLFYMMRNRVLLYRRRYTPRRWVAQDIPRLVVKLLLFSLLVPPRAKNLRCMLAGLRAGIAGRAAPPPADA, from the coding sequence ATGTCCGATGCCTGCGGGCCGCGCGAAGCCGGCGTGTGCGCGGTACTGGTCACCCATCGCCCCGATCTCGCGGTGTTGGCCGACCAGCTCGACGCGCTCGCGGCGCAGGTCGGACACGTGGTGCTGGTGGACAACGCCAGCCCCGATCCGCATTTTCGCGACTTCTGCGCGGCACATCCTGAAGTCGCATCGCTGGCCTTGCCCGAGAATCGCGGGCTGGCCTCCGCGTTGAACGAAGGCATCCGGCATGCGCGAGGCGTGTCCGGCACCACGCACGTGCTGCTGATGGATCAGGACAGCGTGCCCGAGCCGGGCATGGTGGCCGCGTTGTGGGCGGCGCTGGAGCGCGCCGCGAATGAGCGCGTGGCGGCGGTCGGTCCGTGTTTTCGCGATGCGCGCGAGGGCGCCGATGCGCCGTTCGTCCGCATCCGTTTTCCGTTCAATCGCAAGCTGCGCTGCGATGGCCGGTGCACGGAGATCTGCTGCGATTTCCTGATTTCGTCCGGCTGCCTGATCCCACTCGCGGTGCTCGACGACGTGGGCGGCATGGACGATCGCCTGTTCATCGACAACGTCGATCTGGACTGGTGCTTTCGCGCCAGCGCGGCGGGCTACGCGTTGCACGGCGTGTGCGCGGCGCGGCTGCGTCACCGGCTGGGCGACGCGCGCCGCCATGTTCCGGGTTTTCCGCGCGGCATCGTGGTGCATCCGCCGCGCCGGTTGTTCTACATGATGCGCAATCGCGTGCTGTTGTACCGCCGCCGCTACACGCCGCGACGCTGGGTCGCGCAGGACATTCCGCGCCTCGTGGTCAAGTTGCTGCTGTTCTCGCTGCTGGTGCCGCCGCGCGCGAAGAACCTGCGCTGCATGCTGGCGGGCCTGCGTGCCGGCATCGCGGGACGCGCCGCGCCGCCGCCCGCGGACGCCTGA
- a CDS encoding bifunctional (p)ppGpp synthetase/guanosine-3',5'-bis(diphosphate) 3'-pyrophosphohydrolase: MNRSRATVDSVPAPVAALPAAERALWADIDALLRDVGCDEETLAAAAWYAVALVRPEAWTAASPGAPDSLRRLVEGQQQAERVWALHAARDAGGSAEGLRRLLLAIIRDLRVVYLLLARQLARMRAAAALPEAECRALAQLTRDLHAPLANRLGIGQWKWELEDLAFRYLQPDVYRRVAALLDERRADREAWIEGCVGQLREALAAQGISASVNGRAKHIYSIWRKMQRKRVGFGELYDIRALRVLTRSVADCYAVLGVVHALWPIIPQEFDDYIARPKGNNYRSLHTAVIGPDGKTLEVQIRTEEMHRAAELGIAAHWRYKESASNDAAYQARIEWMRRLLEVRAEGDDDAALAAELRAELAEDRVYLLTPKGEVIDLPAGATVLDFAYHVHTMVGHRCRGAKVNGRIVPLTHQPASGDRVEILTAREPAPSRDWLSPQLGYLATASARGKLRAWFRREDLAANLAAGRQMFEREARRLAAPDDVLERLPAKLGRKSRDELLVALALGEVGIAQLTRAMLEAQPAPQPTAAPPPRPAPRDAGRPGALTVEGVGNLMTTLARCCRPLPGDQVTGYITRGRGVTVHRADCAALARLRARHPARVIEVRWHSAPDRAYEVAIVVQGYDRRDLQRDVTNVIANSGARIVASDSRSDRDLGEVAMHFSLRVHDYGELSALLARLGALPNVIDARRLAGG; the protein is encoded by the coding sequence ATGAACAGATCCCGCGCGACCGTTGATTCCGTCCCCGCGCCCGTCGCCGCATTGCCGGCGGCGGAACGCGCGTTGTGGGCGGATATCGACGCGCTGCTGCGTGACGTGGGCTGTGACGAGGAGACGCTCGCCGCCGCGGCGTGGTATGCGGTGGCGCTGGTGCGGCCCGAGGCATGGACCGCGGCGTCGCCGGGTGCGCCGGATTCGTTGCGGCGGCTGGTCGAAGGCCAGCAGCAGGCCGAGCGCGTGTGGGCGCTGCATGCTGCACGCGACGCGGGCGGCAGCGCCGAAGGATTGCGGCGCCTGCTGCTGGCGATCATCCGCGACTTGCGCGTGGTGTACCTGCTGCTGGCGCGCCAGCTCGCGCGGATGCGGGCCGCGGCGGCATTGCCCGAAGCCGAATGCCGCGCGCTCGCGCAACTGACCCGCGATCTGCACGCGCCGCTCGCCAACCGGCTCGGCATCGGGCAATGGAAATGGGAACTGGAGGATCTGGCGTTCCGTTACCTGCAGCCCGACGTCTATCGCCGCGTCGCGGCGTTGCTGGACGAGCGCCGCGCGGACCGCGAAGCGTGGATCGAGGGCTGCGTCGGGCAACTGCGCGAGGCGCTGGCCGCGCAGGGCATCTCGGCATCCGTCAACGGGCGCGCCAAGCACATCTATTCGATCTGGCGGAAGATGCAACGCAAGCGCGTCGGCTTCGGCGAGTTGTACGACATCCGCGCGCTGCGCGTGCTGACCCGCAGCGTGGCCGACTGCTACGCGGTGCTGGGCGTGGTGCACGCGCTGTGGCCGATCATTCCGCAGGAGTTCGACGACTACATCGCGCGGCCCAAGGGCAACAACTACCGTTCGCTGCACACCGCGGTGATCGGGCCGGACGGCAAGACCCTCGAGGTGCAGATCCGCACCGAGGAGATGCACCGCGCCGCCGAACTCGGCATCGCCGCGCACTGGCGGTACAAGGAAAGCGCATCGAACGATGCCGCCTACCAGGCCCGCATCGAATGGATGCGCAGGCTGCTGGAGGTGCGCGCGGAAGGCGACGACGATGCGGCGCTCGCGGCCGAGCTGCGCGCGGAGCTGGCCGAGGACCGCGTGTACCTGCTGACGCCGAAGGGCGAAGTGATCGACCTGCCCGCGGGCGCGACGGTGCTCGACTTCGCCTACCACGTGCACACCATGGTCGGGCATCGCTGCCGCGGCGCCAAGGTCAATGGCCGCATCGTGCCGCTGACCCACCAGCCCGCCAGCGGCGATCGCGTCGAAATCCTCACCGCGCGCGAACCCGCGCCCAGCCGCGACTGGTTGTCGCCGCAACTGGGCTATCTCGCCACCGCCAGCGCGCGCGGCAAGCTGCGCGCGTGGTTCCGGCGCGAAGACCTCGCCGCCAATCTCGCCGCCGGCCGCCAGATGTTCGAGCGCGAGGCGCGCCGGCTGGCCGCGCCGGACGACGTGCTGGAACGCTTGCCCGCGAAGCTCGGCCGCAAATCCCGCGACGAGCTGCTGGTGGCGCTGGCGCTGGGCGAAGTCGGCATCGCGCAGTTGACGCGCGCGATGCTGGAGGCGCAGCCCGCGCCGCAACCCACAGCCGCGCCGCCGCCACGACCGGCGCCGCGCGATGCCGGCAGGCCAGGTGCGCTGACGGTCGAAGGCGTCGGCAATCTGATGACCACGCTCGCGCGCTGCTGCCGGCCGCTGCCGGGCGACCAGGTGACCGGCTACATCACGCGCGGCCGCGGCGTGACCGTGCACCGCGCCGATTGCGCCGCGCTGGCGCGCTTGCGCGCGCGCCACCCGGCGCGGGTGATCGAGGTGCGCTGGCACAGCGCGCCGGACCGCGCCTACGAAGTCGCGATCGTGGTGCAGGGCTACGACCGCCGCGACCTGCAGCGCGACGTCACCAACGTGATCGCCAACTCCGGCGCCAGGATCGTGGCTTCGGACAGCCGCAGCGACCGTGACCTCGGCGAGGTCGCGATGCATTTCAGCTTGCGCGTGCACGATTACGGAGAGCTGTCGGCGCTGCTGGCCAGGCTCGGCGCCTTGCCCAACGTGATCGACGCGCGCCGGCTGGCCGGCGGCTGA
- a CDS encoding Stringent starvation protein B translates to MTSNRPYLLRAVYEWICDNGLTPYIVVDAGKPGVQVPPQAISEGRVVLNLAPRAVASLEIGNDAITFMARFGGVSRAVNVPVAAVQAIYARENGQGMLLAEDAPGQPVPAAGTHAASSAKPTPSPLQAVPTANEQDTVAEPAGADASAGGNDPDKPRPKGKPTLRVIK, encoded by the coding sequence ATGACTTCCAACCGCCCGTACCTGCTGCGGGCGGTGTACGAGTGGATTTGCGACAACGGCCTCACGCCCTACATCGTCGTGGACGCCGGCAAACCCGGCGTGCAGGTTCCGCCGCAGGCCATCAGCGAGGGCCGGGTGGTGTTGAACCTCGCGCCGCGTGCGGTGGCCAGCCTGGAAATAGGCAACGACGCGATCACCTTCATGGCACGTTTCGGCGGCGTCAGCCGCGCCGTCAACGTCCCGGTTGCGGCGGTGCAGGCGATCTATGCGCGCGAAAACGGACAGGGCATGTTGCTGGCCGAGGATGCACCGGGCCAGCCCGTGCCCGCGGCCGGCACACACGCCGCATCGTCCGCCAAGCCGACGCCGTCGCCGCTGCAGGCCGTGCCCACGGCCAATGAGCAGGACACCGTCGCGGAACCGGCCGGCGCCGACGCATCCGCCGGCGGCAACGATCCCGACAAGCCGCGGCCCAAGGGCAAGCCGACCCTGCGCGTCATCAAATGA
- a CDS encoding Stringent starvation protein A — protein MIQTAHATRTVLTLFTAPDDVQSHRVRLVLAAKGVVYDRVEVPPGKPHDELLSINPYGDTPTLQDRDMVLYEPDVVCEYIDERYPHPPLMPVDPLSRARLRLACVRIERDWVPEVAHIRAGGRPAEAARKRLRDHLMSALPLFKAAKFFLNPEISLADCLVAPVVWRLPSLGVQLPKEAKPIVDYGERLFRSQGFARSLTADERLLGEL, from the coding sequence ATGATCCAAACCGCCCACGCAACGCGTACCGTGTTGACCCTGTTCACCGCGCCCGACGACGTGCAGTCGCACCGCGTGCGGCTGGTGCTGGCTGCCAAGGGCGTGGTCTACGATCGGGTCGAAGTGCCGCCCGGCAAGCCGCATGATGAATTGCTGTCGATCAATCCGTACGGCGACACCCCGACCCTGCAGGACCGCGACATGGTCCTGTACGAACCGGACGTGGTGTGCGAATACATCGACGAACGCTACCCGCATCCGCCGCTGATGCCGGTCGATCCGCTGTCGCGCGCGCGCCTGCGCCTCGCCTGCGTGCGGATCGAGCGCGACTGGGTGCCGGAAGTCGCGCACATCCGCGCTGGCGGACGTCCCGCCGAGGCCGCGCGCAAGCGCCTGCGCGATCACCTGATGAGCGCGCTGCCGCTGTTCAAGGCCGCCAAGTTTTTCCTGAACCCCGAGATCAGCCTCGCCGATTGCCTGGTCGCGCCGGTGGTGTGGCGCCTGCCGTCACTGGGCGTGCAATTGCCGAAGGAAGCCAAGCCCATCGTCGACTACGGCGAGCGCCTGTTCCGCAGCCAGGGTTTCGCGCGCAGCCTCACCGCGGACGAGCGCCTGCTGGGCGAGTTGTGA
- a CDS encoding Ubiquinol-cytochrome C reductase, cytochrome C1 subunit → MPDQTSRASVRSLAAILLALAVAFAPAAFAEEGGGLPDANVNVHDQASLQRGARLFMNYCVGCHSLKYLRYSQMAEGLGLTEQQVMDNLNFTGAKFGEPIVSSMPEADAEKWFGKVPPDLSLEVSAKGADWVAAYLKSFYLDPSTNSGWNNTVFPNVAMPFPLWRLQGEQVAVMNPSGNGQPATVKELKLAHPGSMTPAQYDQAVRDLTTFLTWVSAPDELVRSRIGAWVVLYLVLFTLFALVLKKEYWKDVH, encoded by the coding sequence ATGCCTGACCAGACTTCTCGCGCATCCGTGCGCTCCCTCGCCGCCATCCTGCTGGCGCTCGCAGTGGCCTTCGCGCCCGCGGCCTTTGCGGAAGAGGGCGGCGGGCTGCCCGACGCCAACGTCAACGTGCACGACCAGGCCTCGCTGCAACGCGGTGCGCGCCTGTTCATGAATTACTGCGTGGGCTGCCATTCGCTGAAGTACCTGCGTTACTCGCAGATGGCGGAAGGGCTCGGCCTCACCGAACAGCAGGTGATGGACAACCTCAATTTCACCGGCGCCAAGTTCGGCGAGCCGATCGTCTCGTCGATGCCGGAAGCCGACGCCGAGAAGTGGTTCGGCAAGGTACCGCCAGACCTATCGCTGGAAGTCAGCGCCAAGGGCGCCGACTGGGTGGCGGCCTACCTCAAGTCGTTCTACCTCGACCCGAGCACCAACAGTGGCTGGAACAACACGGTGTTTCCGAACGTCGCGATGCCGTTCCCGCTGTGGCGGCTGCAGGGCGAGCAGGTGGCGGTGATGAATCCGTCCGGGAACGGCCAGCCCGCCACGGTCAAGGAACTCAAGCTCGCCCACCCCGGCAGCATGACGCCCGCGCAATACGACCAGGCGGTGCGCGACCTCACGACCTTCCTGACCTGGGTTTCGGCCCCGGACGAGCTGGTGCGCAGCCGCATCGGCGCGTGGGTGGTGCTGTATCTGGTACTTTTTACCCTGTTCGCGCTGGTGCTGAAGAAAGAGTATTGGAAGGACGTGCATTGA
- a CDS encoding Ubiquinol-cytochrome C reductase, cytochrome B subunit: MRALMQWFEERAPGAGAAYRKHMTEYYAPKNFNVMYYFGSLAMLVLVNQIVTGIFLTMFYTPTAAGAFDSVQYIMRDVHWGWLVRYMHVTGASMFFIVVYLHMFRGLMYGSYKKPRELVWLLGMLIFLALMAEAFMGYVLPWGNMSFWGAKVIITLFSAVPVIGEQLVNWIMGSFVPSDPTLNRFFALHVVALPLVLLLLVVLHLGALHEVGSNNPDGVEIKKHKGPDGHPLDGIPFHPYYTLKDLVGVGVFLVICAIIIFFEPTVGGFFLEHDNSIPANDLVTPASIKPVWYFTPFYAILRMIPSKGFGVLALLASIVVLFLVPWLDRGKVKSIRYRGTGYKVALTIFAIVFVLLAAIGDDLTPGWIVSIFGPNADITTIENLFGRILVVLYFGFFVFLWAYTFFGWEKTKPVPERVTTHA; the protein is encoded by the coding sequence ATGCGCGCGTTGATGCAGTGGTTCGAAGAGCGCGCACCGGGCGCGGGCGCGGCTTACCGGAAACACATGACGGAGTACTACGCGCCGAAGAACTTCAACGTCATGTACTACTTCGGTTCGCTGGCGATGCTGGTGCTGGTGAACCAGATCGTCACCGGCATCTTCCTGACGATGTTCTACACCCCGACCGCCGCCGGCGCGTTCGACTCGGTGCAGTACATCATGCGCGACGTGCACTGGGGCTGGCTGGTGCGCTACATGCACGTCACCGGCGCCTCGATGTTCTTCATCGTGGTGTACCTGCACATGTTCCGCGGGCTGATGTACGGTTCGTACAAGAAGCCGCGCGAACTGGTGTGGCTGCTCGGCATGCTGATCTTCCTCGCGCTGATGGCCGAGGCCTTCATGGGCTACGTGCTGCCGTGGGGCAACATGTCGTTCTGGGGCGCCAAGGTGATCATCACCCTGTTCAGCGCGGTGCCGGTGATCGGCGAGCAACTGGTCAACTGGATCATGGGCAGCTTCGTGCCGTCCGATCCGACCCTGAACCGTTTCTTCGCGCTGCACGTGGTGGCGCTGCCGCTGGTGCTGTTGCTGCTGGTGGTGCTGCACCTCGGCGCGCTGCATGAAGTCGGCTCCAACAATCCCGACGGCGTCGAGATCAAGAAGCACAAGGGTCCGGATGGCCATCCGCTGGACGGCATTCCGTTCCACCCGTACTACACGCTGAAGGACCTGGTCGGTGTGGGTGTGTTCCTGGTCATCTGCGCGATCATCATCTTCTTCGAACCGACCGTGGGCGGGTTCTTCCTGGAACATGACAACTCGATCCCGGCCAACGATCTGGTGACGCCCGCCTCGATCAAGCCGGTGTGGTACTTCACGCCGTTCTACGCGATCCTGCGGATGATCCCCAGCAAGGGCTTCGGCGTGCTGGCGTTGCTGGCTTCGATCGTGGTGTTGTTCCTGGTGCCGTGGCTGGATCGCGGCAAGGTCAAGTCGATCCGCTACCGCGGCACCGGCTACAAGGTGGCGCTGACGATCTTCGCGATCGTGTTCGTGCTGCTGGCGGCCATCGGCGACGACCTGACGCCGGGCTGGATCGTGTCCATCTTCGGACCCAACGCCGACATCACCACCATCGAGAACCTGTTCGGCCGGATCCTCGTGGTCCTGTATTTCGGGTTCTTCGTGTTCCTTTGGGCCTACACGTTCTTCGGGTGGGAGAAGACCAAGCCGGTTCCGGAAAGGGTGACCACGCATGCCTGA
- a CDS encoding Ubiquinol-cytochrome C reductase iron-sulfur subunit yields MADESINKGRRRFLTASTAVIGGAGLVITAIPFVETWLPSARAESAGAPVTVPIGKIEPGQMVRYGWRSQPVFVINRTPEQLEWLPKQDPRLRDPDSNESEQPAYCKNAHRSIKPEWMVLIGICTHLGCVPDYDGEVKPMPFDPNWKGGFYCPCHHSRYDIAARVYQGVPAPLNMVVPPYHFVDDTHIQIGVDPKGAA; encoded by the coding sequence ATGGCGGACGAAAGCATCAACAAGGGGCGGCGCAGGTTCCTGACTGCGTCCACCGCCGTGATCGGCGGCGCGGGCCTCGTCATCACGGCGATCCCGTTCGTCGAAACCTGGTTGCCCAGCGCGCGCGCCGAGTCGGCCGGCGCCCCGGTGACGGTGCCGATCGGCAAGATCGAACCCGGCCAGATGGTGCGCTACGGTTGGCGCAGCCAGCCGGTGTTCGTCATCAACCGCACCCCTGAACAGCTCGAATGGCTCCCCAAGCAGGATCCGCGCCTGCGCGACCCCGATTCGAATGAGTCGGAACAACCCGCCTACTGCAAGAACGCCCACCGCTCGATCAAGCCGGAATGGATGGTGCTGATCGGCATCTGCACGCACCTGGGTTGCGTGCCGGACTACGACGGCGAGGTCAAGCCCATGCCGTTCGATCCGAACTGGAAGGGCGGCTTCTACTGCCCCTGCCACCACTCGCGCTATGACATCGCCGCGCGCGTCTACCAGGGCGTGCCGGCGCCGCTGAACATGGTGGTGCCGCCGTACCACTTCGTCGATGACACCCACATCCAGATCGGCGTCGATCCGAAAGGAGCCGCGTGA
- a CDS encoding Outer membrane stress sensor protease DegS: MLRKLRPLLFILQFVVAGLAAAFLISLAWPGAGDRLRGRLHGKPAAAPPATAAALPASGPASYAEAVAKAAPAVVNIYADKIVTERAVRIFTDPLMQRMLGGIAGPAMKRRELSLGSGVIFTSDGYVLTNNHVISGADDIQVMLQDGRAAHARVIGTDPDTDLAVLKIDASTLPTIQVDPDPPRVGDVVLAIGNPFGIGQTVTMGIVSALQRQLALSPYEDFIQTDAAINSGNSGGALVNAEGQLVGINTAMLEHDTGAQGIGFAIPVRTAKRVLEQIVEHGRVSRGWLGVEVGNVVVSADSGLPAAARGATVLDVYPGGPAAQAGLQPGDILLKLGKQPIIDPADLRTREAETAPGSKVEVYGLRSGEPFQALVTLAQRPQLRRQVNPG, translated from the coding sequence ATGCTCCGCAAGCTCCGCCCGCTTCTGTTCATCCTGCAATTCGTGGTGGCGGGCCTAGCGGCAGCCTTCCTGATCAGCCTCGCGTGGCCGGGCGCCGGCGACCGCCTGCGCGGCCGACTGCACGGCAAGCCGGCCGCGGCGCCCCCGGCAACGGCGGCGGCCCTCCCCGCGTCCGGACCCGCCTCCTATGCCGAGGCGGTGGCGAAGGCCGCACCCGCGGTGGTGAACATCTACGCCGACAAGATCGTCACCGAACGCGCGGTGCGCATCTTCACCGATCCGCTGATGCAGCGGATGCTGGGCGGCATCGCCGGACCGGCCATGAAGCGCCGCGAACTGAGCCTGGGCTCAGGCGTGATCTTCACTTCCGACGGCTACGTGCTCACCAACAACCACGTGATCTCGGGCGCCGACGACATCCAGGTGATGCTGCAGGACGGCCGGGCCGCACACGCCAGGGTCATCGGCACCGATCCCGACACCGACCTCGCGGTGCTCAAGATCGACGCGAGCACGCTGCCCACGATCCAGGTCGATCCCGACCCGCCGCGCGTCGGCGACGTGGTGCTGGCGATCGGCAACCCCTTCGGGATCGGCCAGACCGTGACGATGGGCATCGTCAGCGCCTTGCAGCGGCAGCTCGCGCTGTCGCCCTACGAAGACTTCATCCAGACCGACGCCGCGATCAACTCGGGCAATTCCGGCGGCGCGCTGGTGAACGCCGAAGGCCAGTTGGTCGGCATCAACACCGCAATGCTGGAACACGACACCGGCGCGCAGGGCATCGGTTTCGCGATTCCCGTGCGCACCGCCAAGCGGGTGCTCGAACAGATCGTCGAACACGGCCGCGTGTCGCGCGGCTGGCTGGGCGTGGAAGTGGGCAATGTGGTGGTGTCCGCCGATTCCGGCCTGCCCGCGGCCGCGCGCGGCGCCACCGTGCTCGACGTTTATCCCGGCGGACCCGCGGCGCAGGCGGGCCTGCAGCCCGGCGACATCCTGCTGAAGCTGGGCAAACAGCCGATCATCGACCCGGCCGACCTGCGCACCCGCGAGGCCGAAACCGCGCCGGGCAGCAAGGTCGAGGTTTACGGCTTGCGCAGCGGCGAACCGTTCCAGGCCTTGGTGACGCTGGCGCAACGACCGCAACTGCGGCGACAGGTCAATCCCGGGTGA
- a CDS encoding Adenine phosphoribosyltransferase — MSAEGVSPEVQARLAAHIRDVPDFPRPGVLFKDITPLLADARTFAECVDALAAPWRETGVDAVCGIEARGFIFGAAVAQALGAGFVPLRKAGKLPAATRGVDFRLEYGSARLEVHADALAPGARVILVDDVLATGGTLAAALELLQGLDAEVAGATVVVELGFLRGRERWLVGAPLRSLLRY, encoded by the coding sequence GTGTCCGCGGAGGGGGTGTCACCAGAAGTGCAGGCGCGTCTGGCCGCGCACATCCGCGACGTGCCGGATTTTCCGCGACCAGGCGTGCTGTTCAAGGACATCACGCCGTTGCTGGCGGACGCGCGCACGTTCGCTGAATGCGTTGATGCATTGGCCGCACCTTGGCGCGAAACCGGGGTGGACGCGGTATGCGGCATCGAGGCGCGCGGTTTCATTTTCGGCGCCGCCGTCGCGCAGGCATTGGGTGCCGGGTTCGTGCCGTTGCGCAAGGCCGGCAAGCTGCCGGCCGCGACGCGCGGCGTCGATTTCCGGCTCGAATACGGTAGCGCGCGGCTCGAAGTCCACGCCGACGCGCTGGCGCCCGGTGCGCGCGTGATATTGGTCGACGACGTGCTGGCGACCGGCGGCACCCTGGCCGCCGCGCTGGAACTGCTGCAAGGCCTGGATGCGGAGGTGGCGGGCGCCACGGTGGTGGTCGAGCTTGGATTCCTGCGCGGTCGCGAACGCTGGCTGGTGGGTGCGCCGCTTCGCTCGCTGCTGCGTTACTGA